Proteins from a genomic interval of Harpia harpyja isolate bHarHar1 chromosome 7, bHarHar1 primary haplotype, whole genome shotgun sequence:
- the OSGEPL1 gene encoding tRNA N6-adenosine threonylcarbamoyltransferase, mitochondrial isoform X1, with translation MNSVAKSLLKSVKRGRAAWLRSSSARSGKQHLRKLVLGIETSCDDTGAAVVDDAGNVLGEALHCQKEVHLQAGGIIPVVAQQLHRENIEQVVKEALSVSGVSVYELAAIATTVKPGLALSLEVGLQYSLNLVSKYEKPFIPIHHMEAHALTIRLTHHVEFPFLVLLLSGGHCILAVAQGVSDFLLLGQSIDIAPGDMLDKVARRLSLRKHPECHSMAGGKAIEHLAQTGDWQQHTFRLPMQQYRNCDFSFSGLQNLANKAIIQKEKEEGIQEGEILSCVKDIAAAVQHAVAVHIIQRTYRAMLFCIKNSILSSKNATLVVSGGVASNQYIRKGLQTLADANDFAFLCPPPRLCTDNGVMIAWNGVERLRAGLGVLHSTDGIRYEPKAPLGIDISKRVEEDSIKVPKLKKDMMVSILKSNLVK, from the exons ATGAACAGCGTTGCTAAAAGCCTTTTGAAATCCGTTAaacgcggccgagcagcatggcTGAGAAGCAGCTCTGCTCGCTCTGGAAAACAGCATCTTCGGAAACTAGTTCTGGGAATAGAGACAAGCTGTGACGACACCGGCGCTGCCGTGGTGGATGATGCCGGCAATGTTCTGGGAGAAGCGCTGCACTGTCAGAAGGAAGTCCATTTACA AGCAGGTGGAATAATTCCTGTGGTGGCACAGCAACTTCACAGAGAAAACATCGAGCAAGTAGTAAAAGAAGCGCTTAGTGTCAGTGGAGTTTCTGTATATGAACTTGCAGCTATTGCAACTACAGTAAAACCAGGACTTGCACTAAGCCTGGAAGTGGGGCTGCAGTACAGTTTGAACTTGGTGAGCAAGTACGAGAAGCCGTTCATACCCATTCATCACATGGAGGCTCACGCACTGACCATCAGACTAACACATCACGTGGAATTTCCCTTCTTAGTTCTTTTACTCTCTGGAGGCCACTGCATCTTGGCAGTAGCACAGGGAGTTTCAGATTTCCTTCTGCTTGGACAGTCCATAGATATAGCACCAGGTGACATGCTGGATAAG gTAGCAAGAAGACTCTCTTTAAGAAAGCACCCAGAGTGCCACAGCATGGCTGGGGGGAAGGCGATAGAGCACTTGGCTCAAACTGGAGACTGGCAACAACACACGTTCAGACTTCCCATGCAACAGTATCGtaactgtgatttttctttttctggactTCAGAACCTTGCCAATAAAGCcattatacaaaaagaaaaagaagaag GTATTCAAGAAGGTGAGATCCTATCCTGTGTTAAGGATATTGCTGCTGCTGTACAGCATGCAGTGGCTGTTCATATTATCCAGCGGACATATCGAGCCATGCTGTTCTGCATAAAAAATAGCATATTATCATCAAAAAATGCAACTTTG GTTGTATCAGGAGGAGTTGCAAGTAATCAGTATATCCGAAAAGGTCTACAGACTTTGGCAGATGcaaatgattttgcttttctgtgtcctCCACCAAGACTGTGCACCGATAATGGTGTTATGATTGCATG GAACGGCGTTGAAAGGTTACGTGCAGGACTTGGTGTTCTACATAGTACTGATGGCATCCGCTATGAACCAAA aGCTCCCCTTGGAATTGATATTTCAAAAAGAGTTGAAGAAGATTCCATCAAGGTGCCAAAACTTAAAAAAGATATGATGGTTAGCATCTTAAAAAGTAACTTAGTAAAGTAA
- the OSGEPL1 gene encoding tRNA N6-adenosine threonylcarbamoyltransferase, mitochondrial isoform X2: protein MMPAMFWEKRCTVRRKSIYSGIIPVVAQQLHRENIEQVVKEALSVSGVSVYELAAIATTVKPGLALSLEVGLQYSLNLVSKYEKPFIPIHHMEAHALTIRLTHHVEFPFLVLLLSGGHCILAVAQGVSDFLLLGQSIDIAPGDMLDKVARRLSLRKHPECHSMAGGKAIEHLAQTGDWQQHTFRLPMQQYRNCDFSFSGLQNLANKAIIQKEKEEGIQEGEILSCVKDIAAAVQHAVAVHIIQRTYRAMLFCIKNSILSSKNATLVVSGGVASNQYIRKGLQTLADANDFAFLCPPPRLCTDNGVMIAWNGVERLRAGLGVLHSTDGIRYEPKAPLGIDISKRVEEDSIKVPKLKKDMMVSILKSNLVK from the exons ATGATGCCGGCAATGTTCTGGGAGAAGCGCTGCACTGTCAGAAGGAAGTCCATTTACA GTGGAATAATTCCTGTGGTGGCACAGCAACTTCACAGAGAAAACATCGAGCAAGTAGTAAAAGAAGCGCTTAGTGTCAGTGGAGTTTCTGTATATGAACTTGCAGCTATTGCAACTACAGTAAAACCAGGACTTGCACTAAGCCTGGAAGTGGGGCTGCAGTACAGTTTGAACTTGGTGAGCAAGTACGAGAAGCCGTTCATACCCATTCATCACATGGAGGCTCACGCACTGACCATCAGACTAACACATCACGTGGAATTTCCCTTCTTAGTTCTTTTACTCTCTGGAGGCCACTGCATCTTGGCAGTAGCACAGGGAGTTTCAGATTTCCTTCTGCTTGGACAGTCCATAGATATAGCACCAGGTGACATGCTGGATAAG gTAGCAAGAAGACTCTCTTTAAGAAAGCACCCAGAGTGCCACAGCATGGCTGGGGGGAAGGCGATAGAGCACTTGGCTCAAACTGGAGACTGGCAACAACACACGTTCAGACTTCCCATGCAACAGTATCGtaactgtgatttttctttttctggactTCAGAACCTTGCCAATAAAGCcattatacaaaaagaaaaagaagaag GTATTCAAGAAGGTGAGATCCTATCCTGTGTTAAGGATATTGCTGCTGCTGTACAGCATGCAGTGGCTGTTCATATTATCCAGCGGACATATCGAGCCATGCTGTTCTGCATAAAAAATAGCATATTATCATCAAAAAATGCAACTTTG GTTGTATCAGGAGGAGTTGCAAGTAATCAGTATATCCGAAAAGGTCTACAGACTTTGGCAGATGcaaatgattttgcttttctgtgtcctCCACCAAGACTGTGCACCGATAATGGTGTTATGATTGCATG GAACGGCGTTGAAAGGTTACGTGCAGGACTTGGTGTTCTACATAGTACTGATGGCATCCGCTATGAACCAAA aGCTCCCCTTGGAATTGATATTTCAAAAAGAGTTGAAGAAGATTCCATCAAGGTGCCAAAACTTAAAAAAGATATGATGGTTAGCATCTTAAAAAGTAACTTAGTAAAGTAA